A genomic segment from Rhizoctonia solani chromosome 11, complete sequence encodes:
- a CDS encoding glycoside hydrolase family 128 protein — protein sequence MSSMSKIATLAVAFLAVVPSALAGKRGLAWPWYNENTNLDPAKLANANIEWIYNWETWRPAKTTNLNWVGMQRCMDCDSSPISQLKTRAAQQGWNTVLTLNEPDINGISAATAANWYIQYVNPLQIKKAIPSVTSSTTAGKGLDWTAAFISACAGRCYFDYVNIHWYGNTFAQFQSHVQNAHNRFPNYKLIVSEFALVSPATRDQQVAFLKQAMKFLDGASYVTYYAIFVASSPSRISANEGGTVVGTGSSLYNDDGSLSANGVAYRG from the exons ATGTCTTCTATGTCAAAGATCGCTACTCTCGCCGTAGCATTCTTAGCCGTGGTGCCCTCGGCTTTGGCAGGAAAGCGTGGTCTTGCGTGGCCTTGGT ACAACGAGAATACTAACCTCGACCCCGCCAAGCTCGCCAACGCCAACATTGAATG GATTTACAACTGGGAGACCTGGCGCCCCGCGAAGACCAC TAATTTGAACTGGGTCGGCATGCAGCGATGCATGGACTGCGACTCCTCTCCCATTTCCCAGCTCAAGACCCGCGCGGCTCAACAGGGCTGGAATACGGTTCTTACGCTCAACGAGCCTGATATCAACGGTATCTCCGCTGCAACTGCCGCGAATTGGTACATCCAATACGTCAATCCTCTTCAAATCA AAAAGGCTATTCCATCTGTTACTTCCAGTACGACCGCTGGCAAAGGTCTTGACTGGACTGCTGCCTTCATCTCCGCTTGTGCAGGACGC TGCTATTTCGACTATGTGAATATCCATTGGTACGGCAACACCTTTGCTCAGTTCCAATCCCACGTTCAAAATGCCCATAACCGCTTCCCCAACTACAAG CTGATTGTTTCCGAGTTCGCTCTGGTTTCACCAGCAACACGAGACCAACAGGTTGCTTTCCTCAAGCAGGCCATGAAGTTCCTTGACGGTGCTTCCTATGTTACCTAC TATGCTATCTTCGTTGCCAGCTCGCCTTCGAGGATCTCTGCCAATGAGGGCGGAACAGTGGTTGGTACAGGCTCATCTCTTTATAACGATGATGGAAGTCTTTCTGCCAACGGTGTCGCTTATCGTGGATAG